A part of Cervus elaphus chromosome 11, mCerEla1.1, whole genome shotgun sequence genomic DNA contains:
- the LOC122703072 gene encoding WAS/WASL-interacting protein family member 1-like: protein MGGRPPEPRPGGSLAGPGPGAAGRGGKTETADEEAAREPGRGRVIKGEVPGPRPPLPLRPPPPSSFPPSAAAPAAAAACLPPARRPRRVTARGPSSAFGGGAPRSTPGFGARLAARRLEAPRERPRVRGGENGPPPPPPRAPADPPLIWQATAARGRSDIEGGASCISLQPLTTSPLQTSSPPLFNLHPPPKSSTNGS, encoded by the exons ATGGGGGGGCGGCCCCCCGAGCCGCGGCCTGGGGGCTCCCTGGCCGGGCCCGGGCCCGGGGCGGCCGGGCGAGGGGGCAAGACGGAAACAGCCGATGAGGAGGCGGCCCGAGAGCCCGGGAGGGGGCGCGTTATAAAGGGGGAGGTGCCCGGGCctcgccctcccctccccctccgcccgccccctccctcctcctttccacCCTCCGCGGCCGcacctgccgccgccgccgcctgcctcccgcccgcccgccgccctcGGCGCGTCACCGCCCGCGGCCCCTCCTCCGCCTTCGGAGGTGGGGCCCCGCGCTCAACACCTGGCTTCGGGGCGCGACTTGCCGC GCGAAGACTAGAGGCGCCGAGGGAGCGGCCTCGGGTGCGGGGAGGGGAGAACGGGCCCCCACCGCCGCCTCCCAGGGCCCCCGCCGACCCGCCGTTGATATGGCAAGCGACAGCCGCCAGGGGGCGCAGCGACATTGAAGGTG GAGCCTCCTGTATCTCCCTCCAGCCCTTAACAACCAGCCCCCTTCAGACCTCCTCTCCACCCCTCTTCAATCTGCACCCCCCACCCAAGTCCTCTACCAATGGATCCTAA
- the CDK9 gene encoding cyclin-dependent kinase 9 yields the protein MQRDAPPRAPAPAPRLPAPPIGAAAGAGGGGGGGSGGGGGASAASAPPGLPGTTSPRGPGGGRRAEEAGSAPRGRKWPWRRKWRGRGGAWSTAAGPGAGAAAAAAAAAVVAGGGGGGVLESAMAKQYDSVECPFCDEVTKYEKLAKIGQGTFGEVFKAKHRKTGQKVALKKVLMENEKEGFPITALREIKILQLLKHENVVNLIEICRTKASPYNRCKGSIYLVFDFCEHDLAGLLSNVLVKFTLSEIKRVMQMLLNGLYYIHRNKILHRDMKAANVLITRDGVLKLADFGLARAFSLAKNSQPNRYTNRVVTLWYRPPELLLGERDYGPPIDLWGAGCIMAEMWTRSPIMQGNTEQHQLALISQLCGSITPEVWPNVDKYELFEKVELVKGQKRKVKDRLKAYVRDPYALDLIDKLLVLDPAQRIDSDDALNHDFFWSDPMPSDLKGMLSTHLTSMFEYLAPPRRKGSQITQQSTNQSRNPATTNQTEFERVF from the exons ATGCAGCGGGACGCACCACCTCGAGCCCCAGCCCCGGCGCCCCGACTCCCCGCGCCCCCGATCGGGGCCGCCGCCGGCgccggcggcggcggaggcgggGGCAGCGGCGGTGGCGGAGGCGCCTCTGCAGCTTCGGCTCCTCCTGGCCTCCCGGGAACTACAAGTCCCAGGGGGCctggcggcgggcggcgggcggaaGAGGCGGGGTCGGCGCCTCGAGGCCGGAAGTGGCCGTGGAGGCGGAAGTGGCGCGGCCGCGGAGGGGCCTGGAGCACGGCGGCGGGACCCGGAgcgggagcggcggcggcggcagcggcggcggcggtggtggcaggaggtggcggcggcggcgtaCTGGAGTCAGCCATGGCAAAGCAGTACGACTCGGTGGAGTGCCCTTTTTGTGATGAGGTGACCAAATATGAGAAGCTCGCTAAAATCGGCCAAGGCACCTTCGG GGAGGTGTTTAAGGCAAAGCACCGCAAGACCGGCCAAAAGGTGGCCCTGAAGAAGGTACTGATGGAGAACGAGAAAGAGGGG TTCCCCATTACAGCATTGCGGGAGATCAAGATCCTCCAGCTTCTAAAACACGAGAATGTGGTCAACTTGATTGAGATCTGTCGAACCAAAG CTTCCCCCTATAACCGCTGCAAAGGCAGTATATACCTGGTGTTTGACTTCTGCGAGCATGATCTTGCCGGGCTGCTGAGCAACGTCTTAGTCAAGTTCACACTATCTGAGATCAAGAGGGTCATGCAGATGTTGCTTAACGGCCTCTACTACATCCACAGGAACAAG ATCCTGCACCGGGACATGAAGGCGGCTAACGTGCTCATCACCCGCGATGGGGTTCTGAAGCTGGCGGACTTTGGGCTGGCCCGGGCCTTCAGCCTGGCCAAGAACAGCCAGCCCAACCGCTACACCAACCGTGTGGTGACCCTCTGGTACCGGCCCCCAGAGCTGTTGCTCG GGGAGCGGGACTACGGCCCTCCCATTGATCTGTGGGGCGCTGGGTGCATCATGGCGGAGATGTGGACCCGCAGCCCCATCATGCAGGGCAACACGGAGCAGCACCAGCTCGCCCTCATCAGCCAGCTCTGCGGCTCCATCACCCCTGAG gtGTGGCCAAATGTGGACAAGTACGAGCTGTTTGAGAAAGTGGAGCTGGTCAAGGGCCAGAAGCGGAAGGTGAAGGACAGGCTGAAGGCCTACGTGCGAGACCCCTACGCGCTGGACCTCATTGACAAGCTGCTGGTGCTGGATCCCGCCCAGCGCATCGACAGTGACGACGCCCTCAACCATGACTTCTTCTGGTCCGACCCCATGCCCTCGGACCTCAAGGGCATGCTGTCCACCCACCTGACATCCATGTTCGAGTACCTGGCACCTCCACGCCGGAAGGGCAGCCAGATCACCCAGCAGTCCACCAACCAGAGCCGGAATCCCGCCACCACCAACCAGACGGAGTTTGAGCGCGTCTTCTGA